The Flavobacterium sp. HJ-32-4 genome contains a region encoding:
- a CDS encoding saccharopine dehydrogenase family protein, giving the protein MRHILIIGAGRSASSLIRYLLERSEAEQLHLVIGDLSEALATAKTGGHPNATPIAFDVTDTAQRQEQIQKADLVISMLPAHMHVDVARDCLAFGKHMVTASYVSEAMLALDEEATARGLVFMNEIGLDPGIDHMSAMKLLDEIRAEGGRIKAFESHCGGLVAPESDDNLWKYKFSWAPRNVVLAGQGGAAKFLEKGSYKYIPYQQLFRRTLPLSIEGYGDFEVYANRDSLKYREAYRLDGVETLLRGTVRRAGYSAAWDVLVQLGMTDDTYTVDNSETLTHREFLNLFLPYHPSRSVEEKLRAQFTINDDSWRKLEELELFSNDKRAGLPHATPAQWLETVLAEKWALRPSDKDMIVMYHKIGYERNGTHHQRHSQMVVIGDDRTYTAMAKTVGLPVAIAALMILNGTIRTPGVQLPLRPDVYEPILAELATYGVRFVEKDIAL; this is encoded by the coding sequence ATGAGACACATCCTGATTATCGGTGCCGGCCGTTCCGCCTCTTCACTCATTCGTTACCTTCTTGAACGGTCGGAAGCCGAACAACTACACCTGGTAATCGGGGATCTGTCGGAAGCTCTTGCCACGGCTAAGACGGGCGGACACCCCAATGCGACGCCCATTGCCTTTGACGTGACAGACACCGCCCAACGCCAGGAGCAGATCCAGAAAGCGGACCTCGTCATTTCCATGCTGCCTGCGCACATGCATGTCGACGTAGCCCGCGATTGCCTCGCCTTCGGCAAACACATGGTGACGGCGTCGTATGTGAGTGAGGCGATGCTGGCGCTGGATGAAGAAGCTACGGCACGTGGACTCGTATTCATGAACGAAATCGGACTCGATCCGGGTATCGACCACATGAGTGCCATGAAATTGCTCGATGAAATCCGGGCGGAAGGCGGCCGCATCAAGGCGTTCGAATCGCATTGCGGTGGACTCGTGGCTCCGGAATCTGATGACAACCTGTGGAAATACAAATTCAGCTGGGCACCCCGTAACGTCGTATTGGCCGGACAGGGCGGGGCGGCAAAGTTCCTTGAGAAGGGCAGCTATAAATACATCCCTTACCAACAGCTCTTCCGGCGCACATTACCGCTGTCTATTGAAGGATATGGCGATTTCGAGGTCTACGCCAACCGCGATTCGTTGAAATACCGCGAAGCCTATCGCCTTGACGGAGTCGAGACGCTCTTACGCGGCACCGTTCGTCGGGCCGGTTATTCCGCCGCCTGGGATGTATTGGTACAACTCGGCATGACTGACGACACCTATACGGTCGACAACTCAGAAACCCTCACGCATCGCGAGTTCCTGAACCTGTTCCTGCCGTATCATCCGTCCCGATCCGTAGAAGAGAAACTCCGCGCCCAATTCACCATCAACGACGACTCCTGGCGCAAGCTCGAGGAACTCGAACTGTTCAGCAACGACAAAAGGGCCGGACTGCCGCACGCAACGCCTGCCCAATGGCTTGAAACGGTATTGGCAGAGAAGTGGGCGCTCCGGCCGTCTGACAAAGACATGATCGTCATGTACCACAAAATTGGCTACGAACGCAACGGCACGCACCACCAACGGCATTCGCAAATGGTCGTTATAGGCGATGATCGCACCTACACTGCCATGGCCAAAACGGTCGGTCTTCCGGTCGCCATCGCGGCACTGATGATCCTGAACGGCACCATCCGCACACCCGGCGTCCAACTGCCCCTTCGCCCGGATGTCTACGAGCCAATACTCGCCGAACTGGCCACGTATGGCGTCCGATTTGTAGAAAAAGACATCGCGCTTTAA
- a CDS encoding PH domain-containing protein, translated as MKEQIRKFLNEEQDPKAVEKVTHKLNDLLMRGEEIGYIGVQKNPVLTVFPDSIVLTNKRIIICKPKNLGLSMDFTDYTWDDIDTTFVKEGILGSEFSFTTHTELVISIDNLPKIQARKIYTFAKEQLDILKTGSEPAAAAPVEAAPAPVATPVAEIEEAETEEVTHFAEILPATTATIAETPVPPSASHSGERSLSELSKEELFEKLQNYKKLLDNGLILQGEYDNLKKEILAYL; from the coding sequence ATGAAAGAACAGATTCGGAAATTCCTCAACGAAGAACAAGACCCAAAAGCGGTCGAGAAAGTGACCCACAAACTCAACGACCTGTTGATGCGCGGCGAAGAGATCGGTTATATAGGGGTGCAGAAAAACCCGGTGCTCACGGTGTTCCCCGACAGCATCGTACTGACCAACAAACGAATCATCATCTGCAAACCCAAGAATCTCGGCCTGTCAATGGACTTCACCGATTACACCTGGGACGATATCGACACGACCTTCGTGAAAGAAGGTATCCTCGGCTCCGAATTCTCCTTCACCACCCATACCGAACTGGTCATTTCCATCGATAACCTGCCGAAAATACAGGCGCGTAAAATCTACACCTTCGCCAAAGAGCAACTCGATATTCTGAAAACGGGCTCCGAGCCGGCAGCGGCAGCACCCGTCGAAGCGGCACCGGCACCAGTGGCCACTCCCGTCGCCGAAATCGAAGAAGCTGAAACCGAAGAGGTGACCCACTTCGCTGAGATACTTCCGGCCACAACGGCCACAATTGCCGAAACACCAGTCCCACCATCCGCAAGCCACAGCGGCGAACGCAGCCTCTCTGAACTGTCAAAAGAAGAGCTGTTCGAGAAATTACAGAACTACAAAAAACTCCTTGACAACGGCCTCATCCTGCAAGGCGAATATGACAACCTGAAAAAGGAGATATTGGCGTACCTCTAA
- a CDS encoding MmcQ/YjbR family DNA-binding protein, translated as MDIQHFFEYCLAKKAVTEHFPFDEDTLVFKVGGKMFALASLSEWEKGSPAVNLKCDPDRAAELRAEYEGIQPGYHMSKIHWNTVAVNADVPDSMVRALIDHSYELVLKSLPKKAQAEIAESAD; from the coding sequence ATGGATATACAACACTTTTTCGAATATTGCCTCGCCAAGAAAGCCGTCACCGAACATTTCCCCTTTGACGAAGACACCCTCGTCTTCAAAGTGGGTGGCAAAATGTTCGCCCTCGCCTCACTGTCGGAGTGGGAGAAGGGAAGCCCCGCCGTCAACCTCAAATGCGACCCCGACCGCGCAGCCGAGCTCCGCGCCGAATACGAAGGCATACAACCCGGCTACCATATGAGCAAAATCCACTGGAATACGGTCGCCGTCAACGCCGACGTGCCCGATAGCATGGTGCGCGCACTCATCGACCATTCCTACGAACTGGTGCTGAAAAGTTTACCTAAAAAAGCGCAGGCGGAAATCGCCGAATCAGCCGATTGA